In Neorhizobium sp. NCHU2750, a single genomic region encodes these proteins:
- the murC gene encoding UDP-N-acetylmuramate--L-alanine ligase → MKMPQAIGLVHFIGIGGIGMSGIAEVLHNLGHRVQGSDQSDGANVQRLRDKGIEVFVGHKAENLGDAEVVVVSTAIKKTNPELIAAREKSLPIVRRAEMLAELMRFRNAIAIGGTHGKTTTTSMVATLLDAGGLDPTVINGGIINAYGTNARMGEGEWMVVEADESDGTFLKLPAEVAVVTNIDPEHLDHYGNFDAVRAAFRQFVENVPFYGFGVLCIDHPEVQALVGKIEDRKVVTYGENPQADARFSNIRMDGTKATFDVEIRRRRTGRVFNFKDLTLPMPGRHNISNATAAIAVANRLGISEEAIRKGLAAFGGVKRRFTLTGTWNGVSVFDDYGHHPVEIKAVLKAAREACNGRIIAVHQPHRYTRLSSLFEDFATCFNDADSIILAPVYAAGEDPIEGANSEALVSRIRAGGHRDARYMASPTELASIVSGIAKPGDFVVLLGAGNITQWAASLPKELQSMAGQSV, encoded by the coding sequence ATGAAGATGCCCCAGGCCATCGGCCTCGTACATTTCATCGGCATCGGCGGCATCGGCATGAGCGGCATTGCCGAAGTGCTGCACAATCTCGGCCATCGCGTCCAGGGATCCGATCAGTCCGATGGCGCCAATGTCCAGCGCCTGCGCGACAAGGGCATCGAGGTCTTTGTCGGTCACAAGGCGGAAAATCTCGGTGACGCCGAAGTCGTCGTCGTCTCGACCGCCATCAAGAAGACCAATCCGGAACTGATCGCCGCGCGTGAAAAATCGCTGCCGATTGTCCGTCGTGCCGAAATGCTCGCCGAGCTGATGCGCTTCCGCAATGCGATCGCCATCGGCGGCACCCATGGAAAGACGACCACAACCTCGATGGTCGCGACACTGCTTGATGCCGGCGGCCTCGATCCGACCGTCATCAATGGCGGCATCATCAATGCCTACGGCACCAATGCCCGCATGGGCGAGGGCGAGTGGATGGTGGTCGAGGCCGACGAATCGGACGGCACCTTCCTGAAGCTCCCGGCCGAAGTCGCGGTCGTTACCAATATCGACCCGGAACATCTCGATCACTACGGCAATTTCGATGCCGTACGTGCGGCCTTCCGCCAGTTCGTCGAGAACGTGCCCTTCTACGGCTTCGGTGTTCTGTGCATCGACCATCCGGAAGTACAGGCGCTGGTGGGAAAGATCGAGGACCGCAAGGTCGTCACCTATGGCGAGAACCCGCAGGCCGATGCGCGGTTCTCCAATATCCGCATGGACGGCACCAAGGCGACCTTCGACGTCGAGATCCGCCGCCGCCGCACCGGCCGGGTGTTCAACTTCAAGGACCTGACCCTGCCCATGCCGGGTCGCCATAACATTTCCAACGCGACGGCGGCGATCGCGGTCGCCAACCGCCTCGGTATTTCCGAAGAGGCGATCCGCAAGGGGCTCGCGGCTTTCGGCGGCGTCAAGCGGCGCTTCACCTTGACCGGAACCTGGAACGGCGTCTCGGTCTTCGACGACTATGGCCACCATCCGGTCGAGATCAAGGCCGTGCTCAAGGCGGCGCGTGAGGCCTGCAATGGTCGCATCATCGCCGTCCATCAGCCGCACCGCTATACGCGCCTGTCGAGCCTGTTCGAGGACTTCGCCACCTGCTTCAACGATGCCGACAGCATCATTCTGGCACCGGTCTATGCCGCGGGCGAAGATCCGATCGAAGGCGCCAATTCCGAGGCGCTGGTGTCGCGCATCCGTGCCGGCGGCCATCGTGACGCGCGCTACATGGCATCACCAACGGAACTGGCATCGATTGTTTCAGGCATTGCGAAACCGGGTGATTTCGTGGTTCTTCTGGGAGCAGGTAATATTACGCAGTGGGCGGCATCCTTGCCGAAGGAACTGCAGAGCATGGCAGGACAGTCAGTATGA
- a CDS encoding ABC-F family ATP-binding cassette domain-containing protein, producing MIRIENISKSNSHRILYIEASAALNRGEKIGLVGPNGAGKTTLFRMITGGEIPDEGQVSVEKNVTIGYFNQDVGEMSGVSAVTEVMDGAGPVSAVAAELRELEAAMVDPDRMDEMDEIIERYGEVQARYEELDGYGLESRAREVLAGLSFSQEMMDGDVGKLSGGWKMRVALARILLMRPDVMLLDEPSNHLDLESLIWLEQFLKGYDGALLMTSHDREFMNRIVNKIIEIDAGSLNTYAGDYAFYEGQRAQNEKQQQAQFERQQAMLAKEIKFIERFKARASHAAQVQSRVKKLDKIERVEPPKRRQSVAFEFQAPPRSGEDVANLKGVHKAYGTKTIYEGLDFAIRRKERWCIMGVNGAGKSTLLKLIAGSAEPDQGSVAIGASVKMGYFAQHAMDLLDGEQTVFEWLESEFPRAGQGALRTLAGCFGFSGDDVEKKCRVLSGGEKARLVMAAMLFDPPNFLVLDEPTNHLDLDTKEMLIKALSEYEGTMLFVSHDRHFLSELSNRVLEVSAEGIHRYDGGYREYVERTGYEAPGLVA from the coding sequence ATGATCCGCATCGAAAATATCAGCAAGTCGAACAGCCACCGTATCCTCTATATCGAGGCATCGGCAGCGCTCAATCGCGGCGAGAAGATCGGCCTTGTCGGCCCGAACGGCGCCGGCAAGACGACGCTGTTCCGCATGATCACCGGCGGCGAAATTCCCGACGAGGGCCAGGTCTCGGTCGAGAAGAATGTCACGATCGGCTATTTCAATCAGGATGTCGGCGAAATGTCGGGCGTCAGCGCTGTCACCGAGGTGATGGACGGGGCAGGGCCGGTCAGCGCCGTTGCCGCCGAATTGCGCGAACTTGAAGCCGCCATGGTCGATCCCGACCGCATGGACGAGATGGACGAGATCATCGAGCGCTATGGCGAGGTTCAGGCGCGCTACGAGGAACTCGACGGCTACGGACTGGAAAGCCGCGCCCGCGAAGTATTGGCTGGCCTCTCCTTCAGCCAGGAGATGATGGACGGCGATGTCGGCAAGCTCTCCGGCGGCTGGAAGATGCGTGTGGCGCTCGCCCGCATTCTGCTGATGCGCCCGGACGTGATGCTGCTCGACGAACCGTCGAACCATCTCGATCTCGAAAGCCTGATCTGGCTCGAACAGTTTTTGAAAGGCTATGACGGCGCGCTGCTGATGACTTCGCACGACCGCGAGTTCATGAACCGCATCGTCAACAAGATCATCGAGATCGATGCCGGCTCGCTCAACACCTATGCCGGTGATTACGCCTTTTATGAAGGCCAGCGGGCCCAGAACGAGAAGCAGCAGCAGGCCCAGTTCGAGCGCCAGCAGGCCATGCTGGCGAAGGAAATCAAGTTCATCGAGCGCTTCAAGGCACGTGCCTCCCATGCGGCACAGGTGCAGAGCAGGGTGAAGAAGCTCGACAAGATCGAGCGCGTCGAACCGCCGAAGCGCCGCCAGTCGGTCGCCTTCGAGTTCCAGGCTCCGCCGCGCTCCGGCGAGGATGTCGCCAACCTCAAGGGCGTCCACAAGGCCTATGGCACCAAGACGATCTATGAAGGCTTGGATTTTGCCATCCGCCGTAAGGAACGCTGGTGCATCATGGGCGTCAACGGCGCCGGCAAGTCGACGCTGCTGAAGCTGATTGCAGGGTCGGCCGAGCCGGATCAGGGCTCGGTGGCGATCGGCGCCAGCGTCAAGATGGGCTATTTCGCCCAGCACGCCATGGACCTGCTCGATGGCGAACAGACCGTGTTTGAATGGCTCGAATCGGAATTTCCGCGCGCAGGCCAGGGCGCGCTTCGCACGCTCGCCGGATGTTTCGGCTTTTCCGGCGATGACGTCGAGAAGAAGTGCCGTGTACTTTCGGGCGGCGAAAAGGCCCGCCTCGTCATGGCCGCCATGCTTTTCGATCCGCCGAATTTCCTCGTCCTCGACGAGCCGACCAACCACCTCGATCTCGACACCAAGGAAATGCTGATCAAGGCGCTGTCGGAATACGAAGGCACGATGCTCTTCGTCAGCCACGACCGCCATTTCCTCTCCGAACTTTCCAACCGCGTGCTGGAAGTCTCCGCCGAGGGCATCCATCGCTATGATGGCGGCTACCGCGAATATGTCGAGCGCACCGGCTACGAGGCGCCGGGCCTCGTGGCCTGA
- a CDS encoding DUF4239 domain-containing protein, with protein MANIFVVMTSLVFGLMINSSKNTFESLDSNVHAYATQLILFDRSLRFYGDGADNVRQGLAVYLQHAIADPSRADDAVQHRRNEAEQRLTEVANELNLVAAADPARQALLDDLRQQYRRIVEKRWMIVEQEAGLIPRPVIGMLVAWLILIFASFGYRAPKNTVIFIVFNVASLLMATSIYLVLDMDSPFTGLVQISDAPLHRALAEMTN; from the coding sequence GTGGCCAATATCTTCGTCGTGATGACCTCACTCGTCTTCGGTCTTATGATCAACTCATCGAAAAACACATTCGAAAGCCTGGACAGCAATGTGCATGCGTATGCGACACAGTTGATCCTGTTCGACCGGTCACTCCGATTCTACGGAGATGGCGCAGATAATGTGCGTCAGGGGCTCGCCGTCTATCTCCAGCATGCGATCGCTGATCCTAGCCGTGCCGACGACGCGGTGCAGCACCGCCGCAACGAGGCGGAACAACGGCTGACGGAGGTTGCCAACGAACTCAATCTGGTTGCCGCGGCCGACCCTGCCCGCCAGGCGTTGCTCGATGACCTGAGACAGCAATATCGCCGGATCGTGGAAAAGCGCTGGATGATCGTGGAACAGGAGGCTGGTCTCATCCCGCGGCCTGTTATTGGCATGCTCGTGGCGTGGCTGATTCTGATTTTCGCCAGTTTCGGCTATCGGGCGCCGAAAAACACCGTCATCTTTATCGTGTTCAACGTCGCGTCGCTGCTTATGGCAACATCAATCTATCTTGTTCTCGACATGGATTCGCCGTTCACCGGATTGGTCCAGATTTCGGATGCCCCCTTGCATCGCGCGCTTGCTGAAATGACGAACTGA
- the murB gene encoding UDP-N-acetylmuramate dehydrogenase, producing MKQVDGEKLLASLGEGVNQLRGRLTPDAPMDRVTWFQAGGLAELMFQPHDVDDLVTFLKLLPESVPLTVIGVGSNLLVRDGGIPGVVVRLSAKGFGQVELVGENRIRAGAICPDKHIAAMAMDNGIGGFAFYYGIPGSIGGALRMNAGANGGETAQRVVEVHAVDRQGNQHVLSNADMGYSYRHCGASKDLIFTHAVFEGYPEDRAKIRADMDAVRQHRETVQPIKEKTGGSTFKNPEGHSAWKVIDDAGCRGLMNGGAQMSSLHCNFMINIGHATGCDLEYLGEMVRQRVFEDSGIKLEWEIKRLGKFMPGREVKPFQGATTE from the coding sequence ATGAAGCAGGTAGATGGGGAAAAGCTGCTGGCCTCACTCGGGGAGGGGGTCAACCAGTTGCGCGGGCGTCTGACGCCGGATGCGCCGATGGATCGCGTCACATGGTTCCAGGCGGGTGGTCTGGCGGAACTGATGTTCCAGCCGCATGACGTCGACGACCTCGTGACATTCCTGAAATTGTTGCCCGAAAGCGTGCCGCTGACGGTGATCGGCGTGGGGTCGAACCTGCTGGTCCGTGACGGCGGCATTCCGGGCGTCGTCGTGCGTCTCTCGGCCAAGGGCTTCGGTCAGGTCGAGCTCGTCGGCGAAAACCGTATCCGTGCCGGCGCGATCTGCCCCGACAAGCATATCGCCGCCATGGCCATGGATAACGGCATCGGCGGCTTTGCCTTCTATTACGGCATTCCCGGCTCGATCGGCGGCGCGCTTCGCATGAATGCCGGCGCCAATGGCGGCGAGACGGCGCAACGTGTCGTGGAAGTCCATGCGGTTGACCGTCAGGGCAACCAGCATGTGCTCTCCAATGCCGATATGGGCTACAGCTACCGCCACTGCGGCGCCTCCAAGGACCTGATCTTCACCCATGCGGTGTTCGAGGGCTATCCGGAAGATCGCGCCAAGATCCGTGCCGATATGGATGCGGTGCGCCAGCATCGCGAGACGGTGCAGCCGATCAAGGAAAAGACCGGCGGTTCGACCTTCAAGAACCCGGAGGGCCATTCCGCCTGGAAGGTGATCGACGATGCCGGCTGCCGCGGCCTGATGAATGGCGGCGCCCAGATGTCGTCGCTTCACTGCAACTTCATGATCAATATCGGCCATGCGACCGGCTGCGATCTCGAATATCTCGGCGAAATGGTCCGCCAGCGCGTATTCGAGGACAGCGGCATCAAGCTCGAATGGGAAATCAAGCGGCTCGGCAAATTCATGCCGGGGCGCGAGGTGAAGCCCTTCCAGGGCGCCACGACCGAGTAA